A genomic stretch from Canis lupus familiaris isolate Mischka breed German Shepherd chromosome 17, alternate assembly UU_Cfam_GSD_1.0, whole genome shotgun sequence includes:
- the ODC1 gene encoding ornithine decarboxylase, producing the protein MNNFNNAEFDCHFLDEGFTAKDILDQKINEVSSSDDKDAFYVADLGDILKKHLRWLKALPRVTPFYAVKCNDSRTIVKTLAAIGTGFDCASKTEIQLVQSLGVPPERIIYANPCKQVSQIKYASNNGVQMMTFDSEVELMKVARAHPKAKLVLRIATDDSKAVCRLSVKFGATLKTSRLLLERARELNIDVIGVSFHVGSGCTDPETFVQAISDARCVFDMGAEVGFNMYLLDIGGGFPGSEDVKLKFEEITSVINPALDKYFPADSGVRVIAEPGRYYVASAFTLAVNIIAKKLVLKEQTGSDDEDESSEQTFMYYVNDGVYGSFNCILYDHAHVKPLLQKRPKPDEKYYSTSIWGPTCDGLDRIVERCDLPEIHVGDWMLFENMGAYTVAAASTFNGFQRPTIYYVMSGPTWQLMQQIQNHDFPPEVEEQDVSTLPVSCAWESGMKRPPAACASASINV; encoded by the exons ATGAACAACTTTAATAATGCAGAGTTCGACTGCCATTTCCTCGATGAAGGCTTTACTGCCAAGGATATTCTGGAccaaaaaattaatgaagtttCATCCTCT GATGATAAGGATGCCTTCTATGTTGCTGACCTGGGAGACATTCTAAAGAAACATCTGAGATGGTTAAAAGCTCTTCCTCGGGTCACCCCCTTTTATGCAGTCAAATGCAATGATAGCAGAACCATAGTGAAGACCCTTGCTGCCATCGGAACAGGATTTGACTGTGCCAGCAAG ACTGAAATACAATTGGTACAGAGTCTCGGGGTGCCTCCAGAGAGGATTATCTATGCAAATCCTTGTAAACAAGTGTCTCAGATTAAGTACGCTTCAAATAATGGAGTCCAGATGATGACTTTTGATAGTGAAGTTGAATTGATGAAAGTTGCCAGGGCACATCCAAAGGCAAA GTTGGTTTTGCGGATTGCCACTGATGATTCCAAAGCAGTCTGTCGCCTCAGTGTTAAATTTGGTGCCACACTCAAAACCAGTAGGCTTCTTTTGGAACGGGCAAGAGAGCTAAATATTGACGTCATTGGTGTCAG CTTCCACGTGGGAAGTGGCTGTACCGATCCTGAGACCTTTGTGCAAGCCATCTCTGATGCCCGTTGTGTCTTTGACATGGGA GCTGAGGTCGGTTTCAACATGTATCTGCTTGATATCGGTGGTGGCTTTCCTGGATCTGAGGATGTAAAGCTTAAATTTGAAGAG ATCACCAGTGTTATCAACCCAGCCCTGGACAAGTACTTCCCGGCTGACTCGGGGGTAAGGGTCATAGCCGAGCCCGGCAGATACTACGTTGCGTCAGCCTTCACGCTCGCAGTTAACATCATTGCCAAAAAACTCGTCTTAAAGGAACAGACAGGTTCCGATG ATGAAGATGAGTCGAGTGAACAAACCTTTATGTATTACGTGAACGATGGAGTGTATGGATCATTTAATTGCATCCTCTATGATCATGCCCACGTGAAGCCCCTTCTGCAGAAG AGACCTAAACCAGATGAGAAGTACTATTCCACTAGCATATGGGGACCCACGTGTGATGGTCTGGATCGCATTGTTGAGCGCTGCGACTTGCCGGAGATACACGTGGGCGATTGGATGCTCTTTGAAAACATGGGTGCTTACACTGTTGCTGCTGCTTCTACTTTCAATGGATTCCAGAGGCCAACTATCTACTATGTGATGTCGGGGCCAACATG GCAACTGATGCAGCAGATCCAGAACCACGACTTCCCGCCCGAAGTAGAGGAGCAAGACGTCAGCACTCTGCCAGTGTCCTGTGCTTGGGAGAGCGGGATGAAACGTCCCCCCGCTGCCTGTGCTTCAGCTAGCATTAACGTGTAG